A genome region from Cyprinus carpio isolate SPL01 chromosome B23, ASM1834038v1, whole genome shotgun sequence includes the following:
- the LOC109065678 gene encoding aurora kinase A-interacting protein-like, translated as MFLPRVVSRLNLLSKVSGSLQNQSQALCSVVQHCHSTHFRALKYSNRCFTSAADDKLPPKLWTPLEPELEEVLVPRKLSVSPLESWLSLRYSLPPLLEASPPLDEGEIVGKSTVLPPFAVPLLEDGESSTPLNCKNVLQIRRRKMNRHKYKKLLKRTKFLRRRVKDVRRKKKQAKFERDLSRIVRRAGLKRAPDGWTAPQVYVRTSQTKRD; from the exons ATGTTTCTTCCAAGGGTGGTTTCGCGGCTGAACCTGCTTTCCAAAGTGTCTG GTTCATTGCAGAACCAGAGCCAGGCGTTATGCAGTGTTGTGCAACACTGTCATTCTACTCATTTCAGAGCTCTTAAATATTCAAACAGATGCTTCACTTCAGCTGCTGACGACAAACTTCCACCCAAACTATGGACACCTCTTGAGCCAGAGTTAGAGGAGGTCCTTGTGCCCCGTAAACTATCAGTTTCACCCTTGGAAAGCTGGCTTTCTCTGCGCTACTCTCTCCCCCCCTTGCTGGAGGCCTCACCGCCTCTGGATGAAGGTGAGATTGTGGGAAAATCCACGGTGCTGCCTCCATTTGCGGTGCCTTTGCTGGAGGATGGGGAAAGCTCAACACCACTGAACTGCAAGAACGTGCTGCAGATCCGACGAAGGAAGATGAACAGGCACAAATACAAGAAGCTGCTAAAACGGACCAAGTTCCTGAGAAGGAGGGTGAAAGATGTCAGGAGGAAGAAAAAACAG GCTAAGTTTGAGCGAGATCTTTCCCGAATCGTCAGGCGAGCTGGACTGAAGAGAGCCCCAGATGGATGGACAGCACCCCAAGTCTATGTCAGAACGAGTCAGACTAAAAGAGATTAA
- the LOC109065674 gene encoding transmembrane protein 201-like isoform X1: MSRFAMEALNQILLQYPPLVVGGVGATAIAAGGALIYRIATRKKPTHVKVNCWFCDQDTIVPYGNRNCWDCPYCEQYNGFQENGDYNKPIPAQYMEHLNHGISADVPESPKTLQWVNCQMLLCKKCNNNQTLKIKQLASFIPRDNENYDEEIEVYKHHLEQTYKLCRPCQTAVEYYIKHQNRQLRALLFNHQLRRSRDADKAFIKNTYSFTTPAWLILLRVLAFLACAFLVAVALSGSGDVASSISQTLSGGVSPPKRPLQNDSESKAEGGSMMWDDLVALLPETAVENARLVWQCGSDHQMAVASVGILTCIAAVLMAGPVRLRRIDAVASVLWLLVVCFYLAESYLKTDIPDWLETVKLGITSVCCLVGFAAAVASSKSPSQRRARGHRYLSGSSPGPYYSNHCPSLSAPVSESSTFIPTPPPNLSQLLIRQQSHRTRKASPSSLPGRLNTHTHTQTKPSLTLIDSGFLFSGSRPSSQCKDPPPSDYYSLKSGSRPSSPGPSPTPSVAGSVTSTSSSARQRRPLISPARLNISGQKLRLFSSPLEPLSLTPPPPFLSEQSHVHSRGFLPDVPHFHSQNHGSLIDEGSVFEHVEKRMGSSSGSSNCHVDTTTGNGTDSKPGWKGFLGLMLWPGLLFASLTINLTFIGFYLYYNWR, translated from the exons ATGTCCCGTTTTGCAATGGAGGCGCTTAACCAAATATTACTACAGTACCCGCCACTTGTAGTTGGAGGTGTCGGAGCAACGGCGATCGCTGCAGGAGGGGCGCTGATCTACAGAATTGCAACCAG GAAAAAACCAACTCATGTCAAAGTGAATTGTTGGTTCTGCGATCAGGACACAATTGTCCCCTATGGGAACAGAAACTGCTGGGATTGTCCATACTGTGAACAGTATAATGGCTTTCAGGAG AACGGGGACTACAACAAACCCATTCCTGCTCAATACATGGAGCATCTCAACCATGGCATTTCGGCCGATGTCCCGGAGTCACCGAAGACCCTACAGTGGGTCAACTGTCAAATGCTTCTGTGCAAGAAGTGCAACAACAACCAGACTCTGAAGATTAAACAGCTGGCCTCGTTCATCCCCAGGGATAAT GAAAACTATGATGAGGAGATTGAGGTATATAAGCACCACCTTGAGCAGACCTACAAGTTGTGCCGGCCGTGCCAGACGGCGGTGGAGTACTACATCAAACACCAGAACCGACAGCTGCGGGCTCTGCTCTTCAACCACCAGCTCAGACGCAGTCGGGATGCTGATAAAGCCTTTATTAAG AACACCTACTCATTCACCACACCAGCCTGGCTGATCTTGCTCAGAGTCCTTGCGTTTCTCGCCTGTGCCTTCCTTGTAGCTGTGGCTTTGTCTGGATCTGGAGATGTGGCCTCCTCCATCTCGCAGACATTAAGCGGAGGAGTCAGCCCACCTAAACGCCCCCTCCAAAATGACAGTGAAAGCAAGGCTGAGGGGGGCAGCATGATGTGGGATGATCTGGTGGCTCTTCTGCCGGAAACGGCTGTGGAGAACGCTCGACTCGTCTGGCAGTGCGGAAGCGACCATCAGATGGCCGTGGCCTCTGTTGGTATCCTAACTTGCATCGCAGCTGTCTTAATGGCAGGACCTGTCAG GTTGAGGAGGATTGACGCTGTGGCCTCTGTGCTTTGGCTCCTGGTGGTATGTTTTTACCTGGCCGAGAGTTACCTCAAAACGGACATCCCTGATTGGTTGGAAACGGTCAAGTTGGGCATCACTTCTGTTTGTTGTCTGGTGGGATTCGCTGCCGCTGTGGCATCAAGCAAATCCCCGAGTCAGAGAAGAGCCAGAGGTCACAG GTATCTGTCTGGCAGTTCTCCTGGGCCATACTACAGTAATCACTGTCCCTCGCTGTCTGCACCTGTGTCTGAATCCTCTACCTTCATCCCAACACCTCCCCCCAACCTGTCACAGCTGCTCATCCGACAGCAAAGCCACAGAACACGCAAAGCCTCACCCTCCTCGCTGCCTGGGcgactcaacacacacacacacacacaaacaaaaccctcCCTCAC ACTTATAGATTCAGGTTTCCTGTTCAGTGGGAGTAGACCATCTTCACAGTGTAAAGACCCTCCACCTTCAG atTACTACTCTCTAAAATCTGGAAGTCGACCCTCCTCTCCTGGACCATCTCCAACCCCTTCTGTGGCAGGATCCGTCACTTCCACCTCCAGCTCCGCCAGGCAGCGCCGGCCACTCATCAGTCCGGCCAGACTCAACATCAGTGGGCAAAAGCTGCGGCTCTTTTCCTCTCCTCTGGAGCCTTTAAGTTTGACCCCACCGCCTCCGTTTCTTTCAGAGCAAAGCCACGTGCACAGCAGAGGATTCTTGCCGGATGTTCCACACTTCCATTCACAGAATCATG GTTCACTGATCGATGAGGGCAGTGTGTTTGAGCATGTGGAGAAGCGAATGGGCAGCTCCTCCGGTTCTTCAAACTGCCATGTAGACACGACCACAGGAAATGGAACTGACAGCAAGCCTGGATGGAAAG GGTTTTTGGGCCTGATGCTTTGGCCTGGTCTACTGTTTGCCAGCCTGACCATTAACTTAACCTTCATCGGTTTCTATCTTTATTACAATTGGAGATGA
- the LOC109065674 gene encoding transmembrane protein 201-like isoform X2 has product MSRFAMEALNQILLQYPPLVVGGVGATAIAAGGALIYRIATRKKPTHVKVNCWFCDQDTIVPYGNRNCWDCPYCEQYNGFQENGDYNKPIPAQYMEHLNHGISADVPESPKTLQWVNCQMLLCKKCNNNQTLKIKQLASFIPRDNENYDEEIEVYKHHLEQTYKLCRPCQTAVEYYIKHQNRQLRALLFNHQLRRSRDADKAFIKNTYSFTTPAWLILLRVLAFLACAFLVAVALSGSGDVASSISQTLSGGVSPPKRPLQNDSESKAEGGSMMWDDLVALLPETAVENARLVWQCGSDHQMAVASVGILTCIAAVLMAGPVRLRRIDAVASVLWLLVVCFYLAESYLKTDIPDWLETVKLGITSVCCLVGFAAAVASSKSPSQRRARGHRYLSGSSPGPYYSNHCPSLSAPVSESSTFIPTPPPNLSQLLIRQQSHRTRKASPSSLPGRLNTHTHTQTKPSLTITDSGFLFSGSRPSSQCKDPPPSVLSFLIDYYSLKSGSRPSSPGPSPTPSVAGSVTSTSSSARQRRPLISPARLNISGQKLRLFSSPLEPLSLTPPPPFLSEQSHVHSRGFLPDVPHFHSQNHDSGSLIDEGSVFEHVEKRMGSSSGSSNCHVDTTTGNGTDSKPGWKGFLGLMLWPGLLFASLTINLTFIGFYLYYNWR; this is encoded by the exons ATGTCCCGTTTTGCAATGGAGGCGCTTAACCAAATATTACTACAGTACCCGCCACTTGTAGTTGGAGGTGTCGGAGCAACGGCGATCGCTGCAGGAGGGGCGCTGATCTACAGAATTGCAACCAG GAAAAAACCAACTCATGTCAAAGTGAATTGTTGGTTCTGCGATCAGGACACAATTGTCCCCTATGGGAACAGAAACTGCTGGGATTGTCCATACTGTGAACAGTATAATGGCTTTCAGGAG AACGGGGACTACAACAAACCCATTCCTGCTCAATACATGGAGCATCTCAACCATGGCATTTCGGCCGATGTCCCGGAGTCACCGAAGACCCTACAGTGGGTCAACTGTCAAATGCTTCTGTGCAAGAAGTGCAACAACAACCAGACTCTGAAGATTAAACAGCTGGCCTCGTTCATCCCCAGGGATAAT GAAAACTATGATGAGGAGATTGAGGTATATAAGCACCACCTTGAGCAGACCTACAAGTTGTGCCGGCCGTGCCAGACGGCGGTGGAGTACTACATCAAACACCAGAACCGACAGCTGCGGGCTCTGCTCTTCAACCACCAGCTCAGACGCAGTCGGGATGCTGATAAAGCCTTTATTAAG AACACCTACTCATTCACCACACCAGCCTGGCTGATCTTGCTCAGAGTCCTTGCGTTTCTCGCCTGTGCCTTCCTTGTAGCTGTGGCTTTGTCTGGATCTGGAGATGTGGCCTCCTCCATCTCGCAGACATTAAGCGGAGGAGTCAGCCCACCTAAACGCCCCCTCCAAAATGACAGTGAAAGCAAGGCTGAGGGGGGCAGCATGATGTGGGATGATCTGGTGGCTCTTCTGCCGGAAACGGCTGTGGAGAACGCTCGACTCGTCTGGCAGTGCGGAAGCGACCATCAGATGGCCGTGGCCTCTGTTGGTATCCTAACTTGCATCGCAGCTGTCTTAATGGCAGGACCTGTCAG GTTGAGGAGGATTGACGCTGTGGCCTCTGTGCTTTGGCTCCTGGTGGTATGTTTTTACCTGGCCGAGAGTTACCTCAAAACGGACATCCCTGATTGGTTGGAAACGGTCAAGTTGGGCATCACTTCTGTTTGTTGTCTGGTGGGATTCGCTGCCGCTGTGGCATCAAGCAAATCCCCGAGTCAGAGAAGAGCCAGAGGTCACAG GTATCTGTCTGGCAGTTCTCCTGGGCCATACTACAGTAATCACTGTCCCTCGCTGTCTGCACCTGTGTCTGAATCCTCTACCTTCATCCCAACACCTCCCCCCAACCTGTCACAGCTGCTCATCCGACAGCAAAGCCACAGAACACGCAAAGCCTCACCCTCCTCGCTGCCTGGGcgactcaacacacacacacacacacaaacaaaaccctcCCTCACAATAAC AGATTCAGGTTTCCTGTTCAGTGGGAGTAGACCATCTTCACAGTGTAAAGACCCTCCACCTTCAG ttctttcatttttaatagatTACTACTCTCTAAAATCTGGAAGTCGACCCTCCTCTCCTGGACCATCTCCAACCCCTTCTGTGGCAGGATCCGTCACTTCCACCTCCAGCTCCGCCAGGCAGCGCCGGCCACTCATCAGTCCGGCCAGACTCAACATCAGTGGGCAAAAGCTGCGGCTCTTTTCCTCTCCTCTGGAGCCTTTAAGTTTGACCCCACCGCCTCCGTTTCTTTCAGAGCAAAGCCACGTGCACAGCAGAGGATTCTTGCCGGATGTTCCACACTTCCATTCACAGAATCATG ATTCAGGTTCACTGATCGATGAGGGCAGTGTGTTTGAGCATGTGGAGAAGCGAATGGGCAGCTCCTCCGGTTCTTCAAACTGCCATGTAGACACGACCACAGGAAATGGAACTGACAGCAAGCCTGGATGGAAAG GGTTTTTGGGCCTGATGCTTTGGCCTGGTCTACTGTTTGCCAGCCTGACCATTAACTTAACCTTCATCGGTTTCTATCTTTATTACAATTGGAGATGA
- the slc25a33 gene encoding solute carrier family 25 member 33, translating into MAQKDTLLHLFAGGCGGTVGAIMTCPLEVLKTRLQSSGLTLRPVFQVQLGTFNGAGVIRPGPVTPGLLQVLRSILEKEGPKSLFRGLGPNLVGVAPSRAIYFAAYSKSKETFNGIFVPNSGIVHMSSAGFAAFVTNSLMNPIWMVKTRMQLERKALGEKKMNTLQCVRHVYKTEGIRGFYRGLTASYAGISETMICFLIYETLKKYLAQSRFTTPDTDTEKGASDFLGLMAAAAFAKGCASCIAYPHEVIRTRLREEGSKYKYFFQTARLVAIEEGYAAFYRGLIPQLIRQIPNTAIVLSTYELIVHLLGEPSK; encoded by the exons ATGGCGCAGAAAGACACGCTGTTACATCTTTTCGCAGGGGG ATGTGGTGGAACCGTAGGTGCCATCATGACTTGCCCCCTGGAGGTGTTAAAAACCAGACTACAGTCATCTGGCCTCACCCTCAGACCTGTTTTCCAGGTCCAGCTGGGCACATTCAATGGTGCTGGCGTCATTAGACCGGGACCCGTCACCCCAGGCTTGCTACAGGTGTTACG GTCAATTCTAGAGAAGGAGGGACCAAAATCTCTATTCAGAGGATTGGGCCCAAATCTTGTTGGTGTTGCACCCTCAAG GGCGATCTATTTTGCAGCTTATTCAAAGTCAAAAGAGACTTTCAATGGCATCTTTGTCCCAAACAGTGGAATTGTGCACATGTCCTCGGCTGGCTTTGCAG CATTCGTCACAAACTCCCTGATGAATCCCATCTGGATGGTCAAAACAAGAATGCAGCTTGAGAGGAA GGCACTTGGCGAGAAGAAAATGAACACGTTACAATGCGTGCGGCATGTGTATAAGACGGAAGGTATACGAGGTTTTTACCGGGGTCTGACGGCGTCGTACGCTGGCATTTCAGAGACCATGATCTGCTTCCTTATTTACGAGACACTGAAGAAGTACCTAGCACAGAGTCGATTCACCACACCtgacacagacacagaaaaaGGCGCTTCAGATTTCCTGGGCCTCATGGCTGCTGCTGCATTTGCCAAGGGTTGCGCCTCCTGCATAGCTTATCCACATG AGGTAATTCGGACAAGACTAAGAGAAGAGGGAAGCAAATACAAGTACTTCTTTCAGACGGCGCGCCTTGTGGCGATTGAAGAGGGATACGCAGCTTTTTACAGAGGACTCATTCCACAGCTCATCAGACAGATCCCCAACACAGCCATAGTGCTGTCCACCTATGAGCTCATTGTCCATCTGCTGGGTGAACCCTCCAAATGA